A window from Populus trichocarpa isolate Nisqually-1 chromosome 3, P.trichocarpa_v4.1, whole genome shotgun sequence encodes these proteins:
- the LOC7460245 gene encoding U-box domain-containing protein 2, which translates to MEVKHRTARSLVKKLGSVSEITRSEALAELRLMTKNDAESRLIIAEAGAIPYLAETLYSSSHDSQDNAAATLLNISISSRAPLMSTRGLLDAISHVLRHHATNSSPSAVQSSAATLYSLLVDDSYRSIIGAKRDIAYSLIEIIKRPNSPPRSIKDALKALFGIALFPLNRAGLIDLGAAGALFSLVLKDGRVGIVEDTTAVIAQIAGCEESESAFWKVSGVKVLEDLLDVGTGSSERTKENAVGALLNLVRCGGGGVMREVKEMRPGAVEGIKDVRENGTAKGKSKAIALLKAVEGGAKKWDFAV; encoded by the coding sequence ATGGAAGTCAAGCACAGGACAGCGCGCTCACTAGTTAAAAAACTAGGTTCTGTGTCCGAGATAACACGGTCAGAAGCCTTAGCTGAACTTCGCTTAATGACCAAAAACGATGCGGAATCACGGCTGATAATTGCCGAAGCCGGTGCCATCCCGTATCTAGCCGAAACCCTTTATTCTTCTTCTCACGACTCACAAGATAACGCAGCTGCTACTCTCTTGAACATCTCTATTTCTTCACGCGCCCCCTTGATGTCAACGCGCGGCCTTCTTGACGCGATCTCTCATGTCCTCCGCCACCATGCCACCAATTCTTCACCCTCAGCTGTCCAATCATCTGCTGCTACGTTGTACAGCCTTCTTGTTGATGATTCTTACCGATCCATTATCGGGGCTAAGCGTGATATTGCTTATTCCTTGATTGAAATAATCAAGAGGCCTAATTCGCCGCCGAGGTCTATAAAGGATGCGCTGAAAGCCCTTTTTGGGATTGCTTTGTTTCCGTTGAATCGGGCTGGTTTGATTGATTTAGGTGCGGCGGGGGCGTTGTTTTCGCTGGTTTTGAAGGATGGGAGAGTGGGTATTGTGGAGGATACGACGGCGGTGATTGCGCAAATTGCAGGGTGTGAGGAGAGTGAGAGCGCATTTTGGAAGGTTTCGGGGGTTAAGGTTTTGGAGGACTTGTTGGATGTTGGGACGGGTTCGAGCGAGAGGACAAAGGAGAATGCGGTTGGGGCATTGTTGAATTTGGTGAGGTGTGGAGGGGGAGGAGTGATGAGGGAGGTGAAGGAAATGAGACCGGGCGCAGTGGAGGGGATCAAGGATGTGAGGGAGAATGGGACCGCGAAAGGGAAGAGCAAAGCGATTGCATTGTTGAAAGCTGTTGAGGGTGGAGCAAAGAAATGGGATTTCGCGGTTTGA